One window from the genome of Pyrus communis chromosome 16, drPyrComm1.1, whole genome shotgun sequence encodes:
- the LOC137719887 gene encoding uncharacterized protein gives MDDVVHSFASQFGLTADDECEVVIQDDSQVRISNFLLVGKFMVYKNYNNEAFMLFFKNLWCPRAYVSIHSLKGDRILFAFQSDEDRTTILNGGPRNFKKMLILAHVQDEDIPQQILLQSLAFWIQAFGIPLTYMTAEIGKIVGQSLGVVMKVDQNRTGDYLGDYLCIKVELNVFQPLYRILKVRLPNRIRVDVNLLYGKLYAYCFLYRCFNHVNLGCQQYTGGVIDAAMALYGYWLQAEAKYAGRRNLHGRRFSLGEEDYFVDFDEEQP, from the coding sequence ATGGACGACGTTGTTCACTCTTTTGCCTCGCAGTTTGGCTTAACGGCGGATGATGAGTGTGAAGTTGTGATTCAAGATGACTCTCAAGTTCGTATTTCAAACTTCTTGCTGGTGGGCAAGTTTATGGTTTATAAGAATTATAACAATGAGGCATTCATGCTATTCTTCAAAAACCTATGGTGCCCTAGAGCCTATGTCTCCATTCATTCACTAAAAGGAGACAGAATTCTCTTTGCTTTCCAATCTGATGAGGATCGCACTACTATACTCAATGGAGGCCCAAGGAATTTTAAGAAGATGTTGATCCTTGCTCATGTTCAGGATGAAGACATACCTCAACAAATCCTGTTGCAGAGTCTAGCTTTCTGGATTCAAGCCTTTGGTATTCCCCTAACTTATATGACTGCTGAAATAGGCAAGATCGTTGGGCAATCCTTGGGTGTTGTCATGAAAGTTGATCAAAATAGAACTGGGGACTATTTGGGTGATTATCTCTgcatcaaagttgaacttaatGTGTTTCAACCTCTATATAGAATTCTCAAAGTTCGTCTTCCTAATAGGATTAGGGTGGATGTAAATCTCCTGTATGGAAAGCTTTATGCCTACTGTTTTCTATACAGGTGTTTTAACCATGTCAACCTTGGTTGTCAGCAATATACTGGTGGTGTCATCGATGCTGCCATGGCCCTGTATGGATATTGGCTTCAAGCCGAGGCTAAATATGCAGGCCGTCGTAACCTCCATGGGCGTCGATTTAGCCTGGGTGAGGAGGATTATTTTGTGGATTTCGATGAAGAACAGCCATAG